From Xylocopilactobacillus apis, a single genomic window includes:
- a CDS encoding aldo/keto reductase yields MRTIKLGNSNLEVSVFALGIMRMSALSTDQAGKVLRTAIDHGINFIDSADIYGKGKSEEVFAAAMKKEGLKRDQFYIQSKAGIVPGLRYDFSKKYLIKAVDGILQRMNIDYLDSFLLHRPDPLMDSKEVSETFNQLYQSGKVRHFGVSNFDIGQFLLLQEDLDKRLLVNQLQFSLTHSEMIDSVINFGHGENFLAFAKRDNVTVQAWSPFQAKSGKGSFIDSPEYPKLNEKLRELSIKYQVSKNAIAAAWILRHPAQIQVMLGTMNLKHLKDSIDGVEVELSRQEWYDLYLAAGNYLP; encoded by the coding sequence TTGAGAACAATTAAACTAGGCAATTCTAATTTAGAAGTTTCAGTATTTGCTTTGGGAATCATGCGCATGTCAGCGTTAAGTACAGATCAAGCAGGTAAAGTCCTTCGAACGGCTATTGATCATGGCATCAATTTTATTGATTCAGCTGATATCTATGGAAAAGGTAAATCAGAGGAAGTATTTGCTGCTGCTATGAAAAAAGAAGGTCTAAAAAGAGATCAATTTTATATTCAGTCCAAAGCAGGAATCGTTCCAGGTTTAAGATATGACTTTTCAAAAAAATATTTGATAAAAGCCGTTGACGGCATTCTTCAACGCATGAATATTGATTACCTTGATTCATTTTTATTGCACCGCCCAGACCCTTTAATGGATTCAAAAGAGGTTTCAGAGACTTTTAACCAGCTTTATCAGAGTGGGAAAGTGAGGCACTTTGGTGTTTCAAATTTTGATATTGGACAATTTTTATTGCTTCAGGAGGATCTGGATAAGCGTCTTTTGGTTAATCAACTGCAGTTTAGTTTAACCCACTCAGAAATGATCGATTCTGTCATCAACTTTGGTCATGGTGAAAATTTTTTAGCATTTGCTAAACGGGATAATGTTACCGTTCAAGCGTGGTCGCCTTTTCAGGCAAAATCAGGGAAAGGAAGTTTTATTGATAGTCCTGAGTATCCTAAATTAAATGAAAAATTGCGGGAATTATCAATTAAATATCAAGTTTCAAAGAATGCGATTGCTGCTGCTTGGATTCTTCGTCATCCAGCTCAGATTCAGGTAATGTTAGGTACAATGAATCTTAAACATTTAAAAGACAGTATTGATGGAGTTGAGGTAGAATTAAGCAGACAAGAATGGTATGACTTATATTTAGCGGCTGGTAATTACTTGCCGTAA
- a CDS encoding LCP family protein yields the protein MVNRSTSGTSKKHKSHKVLKVLLLIFSLCLMSVGVYACKYYTEARTKINKTFRPNHDKNADIRIKKKQNLSVLILGIDTGEEGRIDRGNSDTMIVATVNPDDKKMQLVSIPRDTAAQICGNKEFKMTKINAAYNIGGAPMAKRTVSELLNVPINYYITLDMKGLEKVVNAVGGIDVDVPFTFTSEATGGQTFNKGMRHLDGGMALAYSRMRHEDPDGDYGRQKRQQQVIKAIIQRAISFNGIQHFSGLLDSISSSMATDISFDNMVGLFNNYRSAADNMSSDSLKGQNAWVQTPDYDFPLSFQIVSNTELQRVSDKLRTGLGLEKTPINNAETKENALNPNFKFDVTYDQNYVIQPLDQ from the coding sequence ATTGTGAATAGATCAACAAGTGGAACTTCCAAAAAACACAAGTCTCATAAAGTTTTAAAAGTATTGCTATTAATCTTCTCGCTCTGCTTAATGAGCGTTGGGGTTTATGCTTGTAAATATTATACAGAAGCTCGAACCAAAATTAATAAAACTTTTCGTCCCAACCATGATAAAAATGCTGATATTAGGATTAAGAAAAAACAAAATTTAAGTGTGTTGATTTTAGGAATTGACACTGGAGAAGAGGGGCGAATTGATCGGGGTAATTCAGATACCATGATTGTGGCAACGGTTAATCCCGATGACAAAAAAATGCAGCTGGTAAGCATTCCTCGTGATACTGCTGCCCAAATTTGCGGTAACAAAGAATTCAAGATGACAAAAATTAATGCTGCTTATAATATTGGGGGAGCTCCAATGGCGAAAAGGACAGTTTCTGAACTTTTGAATGTTCCGATTAATTACTACATTACTTTAGATATGAAGGGCCTAGAAAAAGTAGTAAATGCAGTTGGCGGAATTGATGTTGATGTGCCATTTACCTTTACGAGTGAAGCCACTGGCGGACAAACCTTTAACAAAGGAATGCGCCATTTAGACGGTGGAATGGCCTTAGCTTATTCTAGAATGCGTCATGAAGATCCTGATGGTGATTATGGACGCCAAAAACGGCAGCAGCAGGTAATTAAAGCCATTATCCAAAGAGCTATTTCTTTTAATGGAATTCAACATTTTTCTGGGTTGCTTGATTCAATTTCCAGCAGTATGGCTACCGATATAAGTTTTGATAACATGGTTGGACTTTTTAATAATTATCGTTCGGCGGCAGATAACATGTCTTCTGATTCTCTAAAAGGACAAAATGCTTGGGTTCAAACGCCTGATTATGATTTTCCTTTATCGTTTCAGATTGTATCAAATACAGAATTACAACGGGTTTCTGATAAGTTAAGGACCGGTCTCGGATTAGAAAAAACACCGATTAATAATGCAGAAACAAAAGAAAATGCCTTAAATCCAAACTTTAAATTTGATGTTACTTATGATCAAAATTATGTGATTCAACCATTAGATCAATAA
- a CDS encoding gamma-glutamyl-gamma-aminobutyrate hydrolase family protein, which produces MKKPIIGISGSTLIDQDGIFPGYHHSYVNEDYVISVQKNGGIPLIIPFNTDHEVIKEQVEQIDGLILSGGHDVTPINYHEEPLEKLQETSPQRDDFDFTLIKEAMTRKLPILGICRGIQIINTYFGGSLYQDLSYRKELTYRHMQKYSPTEVTHHIEVQQQSQLHDILGKNSLIVNSFHHQILKDLAPNFKAVAHAKDGVIEAIESKDYPYLLGIQWHPEMLHESQPVMNQQVFGSLIKEATKKGI; this is translated from the coding sequence ATGAAAAAACCGATTATTGGAATTTCAGGCAGCACTTTAATTGATCAAGACGGAATATTTCCGGGATACCATCATTCTTACGTTAATGAAGACTATGTTATTTCTGTTCAAAAAAATGGTGGAATTCCTTTAATTATTCCTTTTAATACCGATCATGAAGTCATTAAAGAGCAAGTTGAACAAATTGACGGACTAATTCTTTCTGGCGGACACGATGTAACTCCGATTAATTACCATGAAGAACCGCTTGAAAAATTACAGGAAACCTCCCCTCAGCGTGATGATTTTGATTTTACCTTAATAAAAGAGGCAATGACAAGAAAACTCCCCATTTTAGGAATTTGCCGTGGGATCCAAATAATTAATACCTACTTTGGCGGAAGCCTTTATCAAGATCTTAGTTACCGAAAAGAACTAACTTACCGTCATATGCAGAAATATTCGCCAACTGAAGTAACTCACCACATCGAAGTTCAACAACAGAGTCAACTTCATGATATTCTGGGGAAAAATTCACTAATAGTAAACTCTTTTCATCACCAGATACTAAAAGATCTTGCTCCTAATTTTAAAGCTGTTGCCCATGCCAAAGACGGAGTGATTGAAGCAATTGAATCAAAAGATTATCCATACTTATTAGGGATTCAATGGCATCCAGAAATGCTTCATGAAAGTCAGCCGGTAATGAACCAGCAAGTATTTGGCTCACTAATTAAAGAAGCCACCAAGAAAGGCATTTAA
- a CDS encoding APC family permease, with product MKKKLGFWSIVLLTINSIIGSGIFLSPGSVVTMAGKWAPVVYLMAAVFAAVLAISFAAAAKYVSSGGAAYAYAKAAFGDNVGFYIGITRFIAASIAWGVMATAVIKTVISIFGGDNNSFLLITIGFIVLMLILLVINLFGPKLFELINNISTVGKLLALITTIAAGIVIILKTGVNHFNEINSLTAANGKSLNLSVMVMATIAAFYAFTGFESAASGSADMKSPEKNLPRAIPIAIILIAVIYIGVISVSMMINPQALVKTKEVVALVAIFKNKIVKNIILYGALVSMFGINVAASFSTPRVLESIAQEKQIPAWFNQRTARNFPLRAFVTTFLIAIILPMTFNYNMTNIIVLSSISRFIQFLIVPVSVVLFYYGKNKKQILPNVKKNFITDVIFPLIGLILTIFLLIKFDWVGQFTIKSANGQITPNIYAIAAMIIGYIILPLGLFFFSHSKKMKA from the coding sequence ATGAAAAAGAAACTAGGATTTTGGTCGATCGTTTTACTAACCATCAATTCAATCATTGGATCAGGAATTTTTCTTTCTCCCGGATCAGTTGTAACAATGGCTGGAAAATGGGCTCCCGTCGTCTATTTAATGGCAGCTGTCTTCGCAGCTGTTCTTGCAATTTCATTTGCAGCGGCAGCCAAGTATGTTTCTAGCGGAGGGGCTGCCTATGCCTATGCCAAAGCAGCTTTTGGTGATAACGTCGGATTTTACATCGGAATTACTCGTTTCATTGCTGCAAGTATTGCCTGGGGAGTGATGGCGACTGCTGTTATCAAAACTGTGATCTCTATCTTCGGCGGTGACAACAATAGCTTTTTGTTGATTACAATCGGATTCATTGTTTTAATGTTAATCCTACTAGTGATCAATCTTTTTGGTCCTAAATTATTTGAATTAATCAATAACATTTCAACTGTTGGTAAATTATTAGCTCTAATTACGACTATTGCTGCGGGAATTGTCATCATTTTAAAAACGGGGGTTAATCACTTTAATGAAATCAATTCATTGACCGCGGCAAACGGGAAATCATTAAACCTTTCCGTCATGGTAATGGCAACAATTGCTGCTTTTTATGCTTTTACTGGTTTTGAAAGTGCCGCCAGCGGATCAGCAGATATGAAATCTCCTGAGAAAAATTTACCACGTGCGATTCCAATAGCCATCATCTTAATCGCCGTTATTTATATTGGAGTCATTAGTGTTTCAATGATGATTAATCCTCAAGCATTAGTAAAAACTAAAGAAGTTGTCGCTTTAGTTGCAATTTTCAAAAATAAAATTGTTAAAAACATTATTCTTTACGGCGCCTTAGTTTCAATGTTTGGGATCAACGTCGCAGCGTCTTTTAGTACTCCGAGAGTCTTAGAATCAATCGCTCAAGAAAAACAGATCCCCGCTTGGTTCAATCAGCGAACAGCAAGAAACTTCCCGTTACGAGCTTTCGTTACTACTTTTTTAATTGCAATTATTTTACCAATGACTTTCAACTATAATATGACCAATATCATTGTTTTAAGTTCAATTTCTCGCTTTATTCAATTTTTAATTGTTCCAGTTAGTGTGGTTCTCTTTTACTATGGAAAGAACAAAAAACAAATCTTACCTAATGTCAAAAAGAACTTTATTACCGATGTAATTTTCCCATTAATCGGACTTATTCTAACAATATTTCTCTTAATTAAATTTGATTGGGTGGGCCAGTTCACTATTAAATCTGCTAATGGACAAATTACTCCCAATATTTATGCAATAGCTGCCATGATCATTGGTTATATAATCTTGCCGTTGGGATTATTTTTCTTTTCCCATTCTAAAAAGATGAAAGCGTAA
- the alsS gene encoding acetolactate synthase AlsS: MTDNRYGADIVVDSLANHDVPYVFGIPGAKIDRVFETLTYSKNSKKPELIVARHEQNAAFMAAAVGRITGKPGVVLTTSGPGASNLATGLVTATAEGDPVVAISGQVQRADLLRLTHQSMQNAALFEPITKFSAEVQDPDNISEIIANAFRAAESGKQGASFVSIPQDVVDSQITSQAVKPLQEPKLGPASHEDLTYLSRRIKEAKLPVLLLGMRASSQEVTTSIRNLLDVTELPVVETFQGAGIISHKQEKNFFGRVGLFRNQPGDMLLKKSDLVIAIGYDAVEYEPRNWNAERDAQIIVIDDVPCEIDQNYQPETELIGDIAQTLEILNPLLRGYKVSPDAVDYLNGLQEQLQKRDVPPVMNGKFSHPLAIIQSLQQHVTDEMTVTVDVGSHYIWMARHFRSYEPRHLLFSNGMQTLGVALPWGIAAGLMRPNTKIVSVSGDGGFLFSSMELETAVRLGINLVHIIWRDGYYDMVKFQEEIKYHKSAGVDFGPVDFVKYAESFGATGFRVNDPSELNQVLDQAFKQTGPVIVDVPVDYSDNEELGQAMLPDQFY; the protein is encoded by the coding sequence ATGACAGATAACCGTTACGGTGCTGATATTGTGGTCGATAGCCTTGCTAACCATGATGTCCCTTATGTCTTTGGTATTCCCGGTGCTAAAATTGACCGAGTTTTTGAAACATTGACTTATTCTAAAAATTCAAAAAAGCCAGAACTAATTGTCGCCCGGCATGAACAAAATGCTGCTTTCATGGCAGCTGCGGTGGGACGAATTACTGGCAAGCCCGGAGTTGTCTTAACAACCAGCGGACCCGGTGCTTCAAATCTCGCAACTGGACTTGTTACTGCAACTGCCGAAGGAGATCCAGTTGTCGCAATTTCTGGGCAAGTTCAACGGGCCGATCTTTTACGGTTAACCCATCAAAGCATGCAGAATGCAGCCCTTTTCGAGCCAATCACTAAATTTTCAGCTGAAGTTCAAGACCCTGATAATATTTCTGAAATTATTGCTAATGCCTTTAGAGCTGCTGAATCTGGAAAACAAGGTGCCAGTTTTGTATCTATTCCGCAAGACGTTGTAGACAGTCAAATTACCTCACAAGCGGTTAAACCATTACAAGAGCCTAAACTGGGTCCTGCTAGTCACGAAGATTTAACTTATTTATCCAGAAGAATTAAAGAAGCTAAATTACCAGTTTTACTTTTAGGAATGCGGGCATCTTCCCAGGAAGTAACAACATCAATTAGAAACTTATTAGATGTCACAGAGTTACCTGTAGTTGAAACATTCCAGGGAGCTGGCATAATTTCTCATAAACAAGAAAAGAATTTCTTCGGACGAGTTGGTTTATTTAGAAATCAACCCGGTGACATGCTTTTGAAGAAAAGTGACTTAGTAATCGCTATTGGCTATGACGCTGTAGAATATGAGCCTCGTAACTGGAACGCTGAACGCGATGCTCAAATTATTGTTATTGATGACGTACCTTGTGAAATTGACCAAAATTATCAGCCAGAAACTGAATTGATCGGTGATATTGCTCAGACGTTAGAAATTCTCAATCCCCTTTTGCGCGGTTATAAAGTTTCACCTGATGCCGTCGACTACTTAAACGGTCTCCAAGAACAACTGCAAAAGCGCGATGTCCCACCTGTAATGAATGGCAAATTTAGTCATCCTTTAGCAATTATTCAAAGTCTTCAACAACACGTCACTGATGAAATGACGGTGACAGTAGATGTAGGAAGTCATTATATCTGGATGGCGAGACATTTTAGAAGTTACGAACCACGACATTTACTATTTTCAAACGGGATGCAGACTCTTGGCGTTGCTTTACCTTGGGGAATTGCGGCTGGTTTAATGCGTCCTAATACTAAAATCGTGTCAGTTTCCGGTGATGGCGGATTTCTCTTCTCCTCAATGGAATTAGAAACTGCGGTCCGACTTGGAATTAATCTTGTTCATATCATATGGCGTGATGGATATTACGATATGGTGAAATTCCAAGAAGAAATCAAATACCACAAAAGTGCTGGCGTTGATTTTGGACCAGTTGATTTTGTTAAATATGCTGAAAGTTTCGGCGCTACTGGTTTTAGAGTCAACGATCCAAGTGAACTTAATCAAGTCTTAGATCAAGCTTTTAAGCAAACTGGACCAGTTATCGTTGATGTTCCCGTTGATTACTCAGATAATGAAGAACTCGGACAGGCAATGCTGCCAGATCAATTTTATTAA
- the budA gene encoding acetolactate decarboxylase produces the protein MKDPNILYQHGTLALLVPGLFEGTQTVGELLKHGDTGIGTLTGLDGELMILNGTVYQFSAAGQIREVASTEKVPFANVHYLDDHSMGQLENLDLKNFKKSVTEKMQTENLFYSVRVKGTFKLMHTRAVLPQKPPYPTLTETAAKQCEYQNKNVTGTLIGYFCPDLYAGAVSPGFHLHFLSDDHRTGGHILNLELDHGELYLQQFTDFNLNLPIENSEFLKQKFNNGEIIDSIMEAEN, from the coding sequence TTGAAAGACCCAAATATTCTTTATCAACATGGAACCTTAGCTTTATTAGTCCCCGGATTATTTGAAGGAACTCAGACCGTTGGTGAATTACTCAAACATGGTGATACCGGAATCGGCACTCTAACTGGACTTGATGGAGAACTAATGATTCTAAACGGCACTGTATATCAATTTTCAGCTGCTGGTCAAATTAGGGAAGTTGCTTCAACAGAAAAAGTCCCTTTTGCCAATGTTCACTACTTAGATGATCATTCGATGGGACAATTAGAAAATTTAGATTTAAAAAATTTTAAAAAATCCGTAACCGAAAAGATGCAAACTGAAAATTTATTCTACTCGGTTCGCGTAAAAGGAACTTTTAAATTAATGCATACGCGGGCAGTTTTACCACAAAAACCGCCTTATCCAACCTTAACTGAAACTGCAGCCAAGCAATGTGAGTATCAAAATAAAAATGTTACTGGAACGTTAATCGGTTACTTCTGTCCAGATTTATATGCAGGTGCAGTGTCTCCTGGCTTCCATCTTCATTTCTTGTCAGATGATCACCGTACTGGAGGTCACATCTTAAACTTAGAACTCGATCACGGAGAATTATATCTCCAGCAATTCACGGACTTTAACCTTAATCTTCCGATCGAAAACTCAGAGTTTCTCAAACAAAAATTTAACAATGGCGAAATTATTGATTCAATAATGGAAGCCGAAAATTAA
- a CDS encoding UDP-glucose--hexose-1-phosphate uridylyltransferase yields MSAVTSHASYCIHLNPDLSDLDQIYIENQILALIGDEARKMDSKTDPFDNLDVLVTAAIQNGKIEDAPASKQILEAQLMNFATPLPSTINSIFWDKHLINSREATDWFYNLSKANNYIQTRAISKNLKFTTKSEYGDLEITINLSKPEKDPRAIAAAFNTPQNDQYPLCQLCMENEGYLGRIDYPARSNHRIVRFNLGGQTWGFQYSPYSYFSEHAIFLDQIHEPMEITRQTFVNLLTIISTFKDYFVGSNADIPLVGGSMLSHEHYQGGRHNFPMFKAPIEHDLKLKSFPNLKAGIVKWPMSVIRISSNNKKDLIDAAEMIREKWQEYSDESVGIRAYVNGERKHTVTPIAHRNGDEYTLEIVLRDNQTSEKYPDGIFHPHQDVQHIKKENIGLIEVMGLAILPGRLQTELSEVKKFLLNQDNEIKESHRPWAEELKSKQVWNKDNIEAQLNQAVGDVFSRVLEDAGVFKRDDKGKVAFMNFCKKIC; encoded by the coding sequence ATGAGCGCAGTTACAAGTCATGCATCTTACTGCATTCATCTAAATCCTGATCTAAGTGATCTCGATCAAATTTATATTGAAAATCAAATTCTAGCTCTAATTGGTGATGAGGCTAGAAAAATGGACAGTAAAACTGATCCGTTTGATAACCTTGACGTATTAGTTACAGCAGCAATTCAAAACGGAAAAATTGAAGATGCTCCTGCTTCAAAACAAATACTTGAAGCTCAGCTTATGAATTTTGCAACTCCTTTACCAAGTACCATTAATTCAATCTTTTGGGATAAGCATTTAATTAACTCTAGAGAAGCAACCGACTGGTTTTATAATTTGAGTAAAGCAAATAATTATATTCAAACTAGAGCTATCAGCAAAAATCTTAAATTTACGACAAAATCAGAATATGGTGATCTGGAAATCACAATCAATCTTTCCAAACCGGAAAAAGATCCCCGCGCAATTGCTGCCGCCTTTAACACTCCTCAAAATGACCAGTATCCACTTTGCCAGCTTTGCATGGAAAATGAAGGTTATTTAGGTAGAATTGATTATCCTGCTCGGAGTAATCATCGAATAGTTCGTTTTAATCTAGGTGGTCAAACTTGGGGATTTCAGTACTCCCCCTACTCTTATTTTTCAGAACACGCAATTTTCCTAGATCAGATCCACGAACCAATGGAAATAACTCGTCAAACTTTTGTCAATCTCTTAACAATAATCTCCACTTTTAAAGATTATTTTGTCGGCTCGAATGCTGATATTCCTTTAGTAGGAGGCTCGATGCTCTCACACGAGCACTATCAAGGTGGGAGACACAATTTTCCAATGTTTAAAGCGCCAATTGAACATGATTTAAAATTAAAGAGTTTTCCTAACTTGAAGGCAGGAATTGTAAAGTGGCCCATGAGCGTAATTAGGATCAGTTCTAATAATAAAAAGGATTTAATTGACGCTGCTGAAATGATTCGTGAAAAATGGCAGGAATACAGCGATGAATCAGTCGGAATTCGTGCATACGTAAATGGTGAGAGGAAACATACTGTCACTCCGATTGCTCATCGTAACGGCGATGAATATACGCTGGAAATCGTCTTAAGAGATAATCAAACTAGTGAAAAATATCCTGACGGCATTTTTCATCCTCATCAAGATGTTCAGCACATTAAAAAAGAAAATATCGGTTTAATAGAAGTTATGGGACTTGCAATTTTACCCGGTCGTCTGCAAACTGAATTATCTGAAGTTAAAAAGTTTTTACTTAATCAAGATAATGAAATAAAAGAGTCCCATCGTCCTTGGGCAGAAGAATTAAAATCAAAACAAGTTTGGAATAAAGACAATATCGAAGCTCAACTTAACCAAGCTGTTGGTGATGTATTTTCTCGTGTTCTAGAAGATGCAGGAGTCTTCAAGCGTGACGATAAAGGAAAAGTGGCTTTTATGAATTTTTGTAAAAAAATATGTTAG
- a CDS encoding galactokinase, which yields MASKIIADTRKGFEDKFNQKPEHLFFSPGRINLIGEHTDYNGGHVFPCAITLGIYAAVGKSSDNEFHLFSANFNDEINDISSNQLTSPKQNQWTDYFTGMAQELIKAGLKINGGLNIYIDGDLPNSSGLSSSAALELLCGTILSTCYHLSIDMLELVKAGQRVENNYLGLNTGIMDQFAIGMGKKNQATLLDTNTMKYEYLPIDLGDNLIVIMNTCKPRALVESKYNERRKECEDALKLLQTKLSIKSLGDLTNEQFDEYSYLIYDPILIKRARHAVSENQRTLKAAEALKSHQLAEFGRLISASGVSLAYDYEVTGKELDTLVKTALKQEGVFGSRMTGAGFGGCAIAIVNQDHVDEFKKQVQTAYTDEIGHPAEFYLAKISDGPREIQAEENK from the coding sequence ATGGCATCAAAAATTATTGCAGATACAAGAAAAGGTTTTGAAGATAAATTCAACCAAAAGCCCGAACATTTATTTTTTTCACCGGGTCGAATCAATTTAATTGGTGAACATACTGACTACAATGGTGGACATGTTTTCCCCTGTGCAATTACTTTAGGAATTTACGCAGCCGTTGGAAAAAGCAGTGATAATGAATTTCATCTTTTTTCTGCTAACTTCAATGATGAAATTAATGATATTAGTTCTAACCAGCTCACTTCCCCGAAGCAAAACCAGTGGACTGATTATTTTACTGGAATGGCTCAAGAATTAATTAAAGCAGGATTAAAAATTAACGGCGGTCTTAATATCTACATTGATGGAGATCTTCCTAATTCATCCGGCCTTTCTAGTTCCGCAGCACTTGAACTACTTTGCGGCACAATTTTAAGCACTTGTTATCATCTGTCAATTGATATGTTAGAGCTAGTTAAAGCGGGTCAAAGGGTTGAAAACAATTATTTGGGCCTTAACACTGGCATTATGGATCAATTTGCCATCGGAATGGGCAAAAAGAATCAAGCAACTTTACTTGATACCAACACCATGAAATATGAGTATTTACCGATTGACCTTGGTGATAATTTGATTGTCATTATGAATACTTGTAAACCCCGCGCTTTAGTTGAATCAAAGTACAACGAACGCCGTAAGGAATGCGAAGACGCTTTAAAGCTTTTACAAACAAAACTGTCAATTAAATCATTAGGTGATTTAACAAACGAACAGTTTGACGAGTACTCTTATCTAATATATGATCCTATTTTAATTAAAAGAGCTCGTCATGCAGTTTCAGAAAATCAGCGGACATTAAAAGCAGCTGAGGCTTTGAAATCTCACCAATTAGCAGAATTTGGCCGTTTAATTTCGGCTTCTGGAGTTTCTCTTGCTTATGACTATGAAGTAACGGGAAAAGAGTTAGATACCTTGGTTAAAACCGCTCTTAAGCAAGAAGGGGTTTTTGGTTCCCGCATGACTGGTGCTGGTTTTGGTGGTTGTGCAATTGCTATTGTTAACCAAGATCATGTTGATGAATTTAAAAAACAAGTTCAGACCGCTTATACCGATGAAATTGGTCATCCAGCTGAATTTTATTTAGCTAAAATTTCTGATGGCCCAAGAGAAATTCAAGCAGAGGAAAACAAATGA